Proteins co-encoded in one Scatophagus argus isolate fScaArg1 chromosome 11, fScaArg1.pri, whole genome shotgun sequence genomic window:
- the LOC124066800 gene encoding zinc finger protein 22-like: MATWGESQMEEYLVEKKSETSSSKMSSLAETSKNPHRPEGEESQHVHTGERPYRCDQCERCFRYSSNLKAHQRIHTGENRHVCDQCGKTFRGSQALKRHQRIHTGEKPHQ; the protein is encoded by the exons ATGGCTACTTG GGGTGAGTCACAGATGGAGGAATATCTGGTGGAAAAGAAGAgtgaaaccagcagcagcaaaatgagTTCATTGGCAGAG ACCTCCAAAAATCCCCATAGACCTGAGGGTGAGGAGAGTCAGCATGTCCACACTGGAGAAAGGCCGTACCGCTGTGACCAGTGCGAACGTTGTTTTCGTTATTCATCAAATTTGAAGGCTCATCAGCGTATCCACACTGGAGAAAATCGGCATGTCTGTGACCAGTGCGGGAAGACTTTTAGGGGCTCGCAGGCTCTGAAACGTCATCAGCGTATCCACACTGGAGAAAAGCCGCAT CAGTAA